The Methanocella sp. nucleotide sequence CACAGATGAAGGAAAAAAAGCCCTCGACGCGATCGATGAGAAACGCAGGGAACTGGTAAAGGAGTTGAGCCTACTCTTTGGCGATTAATGGGTGTAAAACGATGACAGAAGAATACGCGATCGAAGTCCAGAACCTTTCGAAAAAGTTCGGCGATTTCCTGGCAGTCGACAACATTTCTTTCAACGTTAAAAAACAGGAGATCTTCGGTTTCCTGGGCCCGAATGGCGCCGGAAAAAGCACCACTATCAGGATGCTCTGCACGCTCGCCAGGCCCTCTGGCGGCGACGCGAAGATCAACGGCTATGACCTGCTGAAGCAGCCGGACCAGGTGAGGGCGAGCATCGGGCTCGTATCGGAAAAGATGATCATGTACGAGCAGCTTACCGCCGCCGAGAACCTGCGATTTTTCGGAAATTTGTACCAGATGCCCAGGGAGAAGATCGACCGGAAGACCGACGAGCTGCTCGCCTTGGTGAACATGACCAAATGGAAGAATGCCCAGATCAAGACATACTCCACGGGCATGAGGCAGCGCATCAACGTCATCCGGGCGATGCTCACCGAGCCGCAGATCATCTTCATGGACGAGCCGACGCTCGGGCTTGACCCCCAGACAACGCTCTCCATCCGGCAGCTTATCCGGGACATTAATAAGAACGGCACGACGGTGATCCTGACGACCCACGCCATGGTCGAGGCCGAGGCGCTAAGCGAGCGGGTCGCCATCATCGACCACGGGAAGATCGTTGCGCTGGATACCCCCCAGAACCTGAAAAAGCTCGTCAAGGATGCGGACTTGACCGTCATAAGCGCCCGCATACCGAACCTGACCCCTGTCATGGCCGAGCACCTCAAGGCACTGGACTGCGTTACGGCCTTCGACCAGCAAGACGCGTACGATATCAAGATCAGCGCCCGTGGCAGCGAAGGCTTCGACCGGATCATCGACTCGATCCGGCA carries:
- a CDS encoding ABC transporter ATP-binding protein translates to MTEEYAIEVQNLSKKFGDFLAVDNISFNVKKQEIFGFLGPNGAGKSTTIRMLCTLARPSGGDAKINGYDLLKQPDQVRASIGLVSEKMIMYEQLTAAENLRFFGNLYQMPREKIDRKTDELLALVNMTKWKNAQIKTYSTGMRQRINVIRAMLTEPQIIFMDEPTLGLDPQTTLSIRQLIRDINKNGTTVILTTHAMVEAEALSERVAIIDHGKIVALDTPQNLKKLVKDADLTVISARIPNLTPVMAEHLKALDCVTAFDQQDAYDIKISARGSEGFDRIIDSIRHDGGNITMINTNEPTLEDVFLSVTGKAMRDQSEKPKMSGRRHGPWGAPRARVR